TATGTATATATTGCTCTTGCCACTTTGATGTGGGCCCCCTGGAGCTAGCTTAAGCCATATATCTTTGACCTAACTAAGTGACCAATCAGATAGGACATCGGCGACCTAATTAAACTGATGGTTATAATCTCGGCAAACCTAAGCTGATAACCAGCAGTGGAAGTGTAGCACACAGGATCGTGCTTGAGAAGACCTGTTCCTTTCGTCGCTTCGAAAGAGACTCCAGTAAGAGCAAAACAGCAGTATTAGTTGGTCGTGATCGAGTTAACTCGTGGCCACAAATGATGAGTCTGAATAATCTGCCATGGAAGAGGTCTTCTGTCTTCTGTCACCTGAAAACAAACTAGTTGCTAGTCAAGTGCTTCCACGTTCTaagataagtttattttttagattttagatataatatttagcTCTTCgccttatttaatttttacttattagatgataaaatatgaatagtactttatgtatgactatttttttaaaatttttctaagaaaaattTCGAATAAGACGACGGataatcaaacgttggacatagAAATCggaaaatgaatttttttagatggaggtagtagccATTATATGTCCTGcaccaaaattaataaacaGGGGTCGTtccaaaagaagaagaaatcaaTGCCGCTGATGATTAATGAGAGCATTAGCTAGCACTTTCATCTCGCCACTATGGCAACCATGGGACGTACGAACCGGTACTTTAATTTGGTACGACACCATCATTATCCATCTATCCTGCTCGCCACTACTACCTAAGCTACCTAGCAATAGTTAGCTTATATACGTGATATATAAACTGTACATATGTATAGTACTCTACAGTCTAAGAGCAATTTCAACATATATAAGAAAGTAACCCTACGTATAAAAGTTGAGCTATTTTTGATGTCCTTGAAAAAGTTTTCAAGTACAAGAagatactatattttctttttatataaaatttgatacctctaaTCACTTCGTACCCCgacatatcaaaattttaattataagttttaATACCTATAGATTAGTTTCTCAAAGAAAGTGAAATTGCTCACAGTCTATGCAGTTCGATCCTCGCCAGCTGCAGTGCCAACACGTACGTACGAGCTAGGCTCATCAACTCGCCGAGAGCCAGAGAGCGGTACACACGTTGCGATCAACGAATCACCTGAGCTAGAATGATACCACTCGATCGATCAGGTGATCGATCTATCGTATCGCTTAATTACTCAGGCGCAGGCTCGATCAGCCTCTCGTACGCGAAGCCGGCCACTGTCGATCAGCTAGCTTGTCACTGCTGCTGTGGTGTTTTCACCTTCAATTAGTTTCCGGGAGGAGCATCAAACCGATCGAGGTGTATATTCGTGCAAACAAGTtttcgtacgtacgtacgctcGATCGAATCCGCGCGCGCCTACTGGGATTATTCCTGTTCCAGCATCGATCTGTGCAACTCAcgcataaaaaagaaaaaagaatcgTTTTACGTCGATCGACCGATCACACCGGCCGGCCACCATCTTCCCAACCAAATTTGCACACGGAAACATATGTACAGTGTACGGTTTAATTTACAGTGATGTCTGCAGGaagcaattttactattcttGAGAAAATAGCAGGACGTTCTGTTTTTTCAGTATAAAGTTTAATACGTCTGAATACTCTGTATCTCGACGTATAAGAAATTTAACAGTAAAAATACTTTAACATTGTCTATCTACTGGCCGTGGCAGAATGGCTCTGTCGTTTTTGTATGATTAATAACGTTGAACACAAAGTAACATGAACGAACATCATATGAGAAGATCTTAACAACGGGCGTCACAAATTAGTATACAAGCGCCCAAAATTTCAACAAGtcaataaaaacaaacaaacaaacaaaagacggagagagagaggagtggCTCAGTGCAAACAAGCCCTCTCGTCCTGGGCTACTTCATCGATCCCACaactatataagtatatatgttCAACAAAAGAGATTAAGAGACGGTTTCAAATAATTGCACGTATTTGCATGAGGGTGACTTCCTAATTAACAGGTTATACGTACTCACCTCATCTTgctctgtatatatatgctagtAGCTGATGAGCTGAAGCAGGTGGGTCGATCCTAGCTAGGAAGAATGTGCAGCAGCATGACGGTGATGAGCGGGGGGCAGCAGGGCGGAGAAGGGGTCGTCGTGGGGGAGCAGGTCGTTGGTGCGGAGCGCGGTGAATACCATGAGCGcgagggtgacggcgacggagaggACGGCCAGGGCGAGCATgagcgcgctcgccgccgcctcccgcacCTCCTGCGCgtactccgccgccgccagcgccagcaCCGTCAGCGGGAACGAGTACGCCCACCACGCCACGCTGAACCGCCGCATCGCCCTCCTGAACAGCGCCGGCCGCGACACCTGCATGCGTTTCGTTTTTTCACATGGTTAATAAACACTTCCACTGtcgtctttttttaaaaaaatgatgacgGCCGGAATATATTAGAGTGAATAAAAAGAGTTAAAAGAAAGACAAAAAGAGGATTACAAGGTATGATTATGGCTGAGACTACAGCACTTATagtcatgtttataaaaaatttaaatttttaattaaattcgaagttgattttagttttttatcgtagtttatttttcatccttagaTTTTATATTcctataaacatgtatattttatttataaaaaaattttgattgCAAATATGCTGTTTCGCTTATTCCTggaataagccaaaagatgtgTAACTTGTGATGACATGCATTGCATTATAAAtattctttgttttctctgtGGCATTGTCGGGTCATCTCACGATCCtctttttgttaattatgAGTTAATTGCTACCTAAGCGTGATTAGTTGGCAGTGAGTCCGTAGGCACTGCCACGatacacacatgcatataagGTTATTTTAGAGAGAGGACGATCGGCATACGTGGCACCTAGTAGTATCCTACTGTCCTACACGATCCTAGTTGGATGATCAGTTCTTTTCTGGACCACTAATGAGAATAGAAAAGGCAAAAAAGCGATTGATCTCGGTGCAAATCTAAAAGCGGCGGAATAAAAAGAACCACAACGAAATGGATggctggatggatggatggaaacaTCATTTGAACATTTCCAGCAAATGCGCATATCCCCcacctctcttcctctccatTAATTCTTTCTCCTGCGATCTATCACTCTACACGAATACGGACCACTATCCATATAACAATATACGTACTTACGATACCACGAATACGAACCCTAACACTTGCTCAAAGAgacgccgttaattttttttaagtaattatgtaaatcttttgaataaaacgaatggtcaaacgtgtataaaaagtcaatgacgttaaacatttagggacggagctAGTATATTATAAGTCCACTTACATACTCTTAATTATGACCCTGTATTTTGAATTGTCAAATGCATTCTAGTGTAACCGGCCGAGCTCAATTCAGTGTCATTTTTGAAAGTTTTGGATCAATGGAATGGCACATGGTGTGGTGgtgtttttgctttttttttttcagaaatggGATTTTTCGTGGGCGTCGGATCAAGAATTGGACGGTTGGGATTGCACGCCATGGTGAGTCATCACGTACGTGCGTGCTCGTGCATGCTTGCGTGTGGAAGGAACGGTGGAAATGGCGAAAGGTAAGAGCGTAACGCATACGTGGGTTTTGTGGCGAGGCGCTAGCTTACCAGCGAGGcgaagaggaagagggagaggaagaagagcatCTTGCAGCAGGTgtcgaaggaggaggagatggcgtCCCAGGCGAGCGACGCCATGCTCGGCGCggcgaagaagaggaagaagaccgGGCGGAGCATGGCCGGCAGCGAGTCGGAGCCGAGGAACCGCTGGTACAGCGTGACGAACAGCACGAGGTAgtgggcggcgccgacggagaacatggcgacggcgacctcgTGGCGGCCCATcctggccgccgcccgcgccgtgaCGAGGTTCCCGATCACGGTGATGTGGCTCGCCGGGTTGGCCACCATGGACAGGAACTTCTTGCCCCGGGTGAACCACTGGCCGTAGATCTTGACGTCGAGTGCGAGGATGGGCAGCGAGAACGCCCACCAGAGCGCGTGGTACCACCGCGCGTCGGGGCGCAGGAACGGCGCcgactgcagcagcagcagccacgaGATCCAGGGCGCGAAGAGGTAGTTCATGGCGACGTGGTGCCGGAACTCGGCGCGCACGGCCGGGAACCGGAGGAGGCACCG
This is a stretch of genomic DNA from Oryza brachyantha chromosome 1, ObraRS2, whole genome shotgun sequence. It encodes these proteins:
- the LOC102710833 gene encoding S-type anion channel SLAH1-like; protein product: ADAAAARFGMLTRFHAGYFRISLALSGQALLWRTLSDSSTDPRALGPVVRSLPSAAFVLLWSLALLTLVALCALYGARCLLRFPAVRAEFRHHVAMNYLFAPWISWLLLLQSAPFLRPDARWYHALWWAFSLPILALDVKIYGQWFTRGKKFLSMVANPASHITVIGNLVTARAAARMGRHEVAVAMFSVGAAHYLVLFVTLYQRFLGSDSLPAMLRPVFFLFFAAPSMASLAWDAISSSFDTCCKMLFFLSLFLFASLVSRPALFRRAMRRFSVAWWAYSFPLTVLALAAAEYAQEVREAAASALMLALAVLSVAVTLALMVFTALRTNDLLPHDDPFSALLPPAHHRHAAAHSS